The following is a genomic window from Spirochaeta lutea.
GTCCCCGTTGGTTATTTCTTGGGCCGCACTGTAATTGTCCTCGCTTAGGGAGGGATCGGCGGTATCGTAATAGAAGTCGACCTGCTGGCTGGATTCGGGGTTAAGTCCGTCGGTGGCCCGGACGTACAGGGTCCGGTTCCCTTCTCCGCCGGTACTGAAGTCCACACCGGTTACGCTCCAGTTGAACCCTGACAGGGGTATGGTGGTCCAGGTGGCATTGTCGGTGGAGTATTCCAGACTGGTTACACCCTTGCCGCCGTTGTCGGTTACCTGACCGCGGATGGTGTAGCTTCCCGAGTCGATGAATTCCCCATCCACCGGGGCTGTTAGGGTCAAATCGGGTGATTCGGTGTCAATGACGATGTTCCGGGTGATGCTGGATGTTTTTCCTACCTCATCGGTGGCCAGAATGGTCACCTCGTAGGCTCCATCTCCGGCGGATACCGGCAGGGTTGTACTCCAGGTTCCGTCATCAGTGGTGTCGTTCAGCAGTTCTACTGAAGCTCCGCCATCCTTGGAATAGGTAACAACCACGCTGGTTACCCCGTTTGCATCGCTGGCTGAGCCGCCAAGGCTAATGGCTGAATTCCGGTACACGATTGACGCATTGGCAATGCCGGATTCGCTTTCTGTGAGGGTAGGCGGGGCCAGGTCAACGATGAATTCCCGCTGTACGGCTGTACTGGTATTGCCCGCGTTGTCCGTAGACCGGATGGCGAAGGTCTGTGTCAGGGTATCGGTGAGTCCCGAGAGGGCTACCGCCCAGCTGGTGGTTCCCGTAGCCGCCTGCCAGGTGCCGTCCAGGCCGTCGGTGGTGTCCAGGCTGTATTCCACACTGGCTATCCCCGAGCCTGACTCGGTTACCGTCCCGCTGACGGTGTAGGTCGCGCCGTTCACCTGGGTCGAGCCGTCTCCGTTCAGGTTATTCACTGCTACCACCGGATCGGCGGTGTCCACCACCACCGTCCGGGTGACGGTATGGGTCCTCCCCACATTATCGCTTCCGGTTATCGCGATGCTGTAGCTGCCGTCCCCGTCATCGATGGGCACAGCCTGGCTCCAACTGCCGTCTCCACTCGTGTAATTAAAGGCTCCCAGGGCGATATCATCGGTGTTCGGCCCGTCCACGGTTATGGCAATGGGACTTCCCGCCAACTGCAGGCTGTCGGTCACCGTTCCGTTTACGGTAAACCCGGCGTTCTTATACACCGTACCGTCATACTCTGCATCTACCGTTACTACCGGATCAGCCCGGTCCACGGTAAAGCTCCGGCTTCCCACCGGACTTACATTCCCCGCCCGGTCAATAGCCCGGACGTACAGGGTCCGGTTCCCCTGGCCAAGGCGGTGGTTCACGTTCGCTGCGCTCATACTGATGTCCACGGTCCTGAACCAACTGCTGGTTCCGCTCGCTGGACTCCAGTTGCTCTGATCAAAGCTGTATTCAACGGTCTGCAGACCGCTGCCGCCGTCAGCTGCCGTACCGCTGGATACCAGCTCGTTCACCTGGTAGGCACCGGCAAAGGCGTCAATCACCGGGGTATCAGGATCGGTTTCGTCGATCAGGAAGGTCCGGGTTTCGCTTTTTGTACGCCCGGCCACATCGGTAGCCGTAATGGTGTACACCCAGGTCCCGTCATCGCTGCCGTCATCCGGCAGGACTACCGTATAGCTGTAGCTGCCGCCGTCCGCGGCTATCTGGGCTGCACTCCGGCTGTATACCTGGGATGACGCACCGCCGTCCTTGGAGGCGGTTATAACCAGGGCTCCGGTGTCCTTCAGGGCGTTGGAATCGCTCACATCTCCGGTAAAGGTAAAGTCCCCGTTGGTTATTTCTTG
Proteins encoded in this region:
- a CDS encoding beta strand repeat-containing protein, coding for GGASVELLNDTTDDGTWSTTLPVSAGDGAYEVTILATDEVGKTSSITRNIVIDTESPDLTLTAPVDGEFIDSGSYTIRGQVTDNGGKGVTSLEYSTDNATWTTIPLSGFNWSVTGVDFSTGGEGNRTLYVRATDGLNPESSQQVDFYYDTADPSLSEDNYSAAQEITNGDFTFTGDVSDSNALKDTGALVITASKDGGASSQVYSRSAAQIAADGGSYSYTVVLPDDGSDDGTWVYTITATDVAGRTKSETRTFLIDETDPDTPVIDAFAGAYQVNELVSSGTAADGGSGLQTVEYSFDQSNWSPASGTSSWFRTVDISMSAANVNHRLGQGNRTLYVRAIDRAGNVSPVGSRSFTVDRADPVVTVDAEYDGTVYKNAGFTVNGTVTDSLQLAGSPIAITVDGPNTDDIALGAFNYTSGDGSWSQAVPIDDGDGSYSIAITGSDNVGRTHTVTRTVVVDTADPVVAVNNLNGDGSTQVNGATYTVSGTVTESGSGIASVEYSLDTTDGLDGTWQAATGTTSWAVALSGLTDTLTQTFAIRSTDNAGNTSTAVQREFIVDLAPPTLTESESGIANASIVYRNSAISLGGSASDANGVTSVVVTYSKDGGASVELLNDTTDDGTWSTTLPVSAGDGAYEVTILATDEVGKTSSITRNIVIDTESPDLTLTAPVDGEFIDSGSYTIRGQVTDNGGKGVTSLEYSTDNATWTTIPLSGFNWSVTGVDFSTGGEGNRTLYVRATDGLNPESSQQVDFYYDTADPSLSEDNYSAAQEITNGDFTFTGDVSDSNALKDTGALVITASKDGGASSQVYSRSAAQIAADGGSYSYTVVLPDDGSDDGTWVYTITATDVAGRTKSETRTFLIDETDPDTPVIDAFAGAYQVNELVSSGTAADGGSGLQTVEYSFDQSNWSPASGTSSWFRTVDISMSAANVNHRLGQGNRTLYVRAIDRAGNVSPVGSRSFTVDRADPVVTVDAEYDGTVYKNAGFTVNGTVTDSLQLAGSPIAITVDGPNTDDIALGAFNYTSGDGSWSQAVPIDDGDGSYSIAITGSDNVGRTHTVTRTVVVDTADPVVAVNNLNGDGSTQVNGATYTVSGTVTESGSGIASVEYSLDTTDGLDGTWQAATGTTSW